Proteins encoded by one window of Cylindrospermum stagnale PCC 7417:
- a CDS encoding DUF433 domain-containing protein, giving the protein MEIAQYISVDPAIHHGTPVITGTRVPISIIIGSLAGGMSKEEVMEEYELTKTQVEAALSYAADLVKHTEVTALGA; this is encoded by the coding sequence ATGGAAATCGCACAATACATCAGCGTAGACCCTGCCATCCACCACGGTACCCCCGTCATCACTGGCACCCGCGTGCCCATCTCCATTATCATCGGCTCCCTCGCAGGCGGCATGAGCAAAGAAGAAGTCATGGAAGAATACGAACTCACCAAAACCCAAGTCGAAGCCGCTCTCAGCTACGCCGCTGATCTTGTTAAACACACCGAAGTCACTGCTCTGGGAGCGTAA
- a CDS encoding GNAT family N-acetyltransferase, which yields MKVRYATPDDVLLIFSFIQKKSEFDRNIGAFSGVLQASVAKLRQALFRAIPFSYVLFAETSGCPIGFAMYGFRYSSFAGQPSIWLDDLYVDEEMRSRGAGAALMNQLAQIAQENECTHLAWNADARNTRGLSFYHRLGAEISERHGNRCFLRWVP from the coding sequence ATGAAAGTTAGATATGCTACTCCCGATGATGTATTGCTCATTTTCTCGTTCATTCAAAAGAAATCAGAGTTTGACCGAAATATTGGTGCTTTTTCTGGTGTGCTGCAAGCATCTGTTGCTAAATTGCGCCAGGCTCTGTTTAGAGCAATCCCTTTTTCTTACGTTTTGTTTGCAGAGACTTCAGGATGTCCTATTGGATTCGCCATGTATGGATTCAGATACTCATCATTTGCCGGTCAGCCCAGCATCTGGCTTGACGATCTGTACGTGGATGAAGAGATGAGAAGTCGAGGTGCGGGAGCAGCATTAATGAATCAACTTGCTCAAATTGCTCAGGAAAATGAATGTACCCATCTGGCTTGGAATGCTGATGCTCGAAATACTCGTGGGCTGAGTTTTTATCATCGGTTGGGTGCAGAAATTAGTGAACGGCATGGTAATCGATGTTTCTTGAGGTGGGTACCGTGA
- a CDS encoding mannose-1-phosphate guanyltransferase, whose product MRAVLMAGGSGTRLRPLTCDLPKPMVPILNRPIAEHIINLLKKHQITEVIATLHYLPDVLRDYFQDGSDFGVQMTYAVEEDQPLGTAGCVKNIAELLDETFLVISGDSITDFDLSAAIAFHKQKQSKATLILTRVPNPIEFGVVITDEEGQIRRFLEKPSSSEIFSDTVNTGTYILEPEVLDYLPDNMESDFSKDLFPLLLAKNEPLYGYIAQGYWCDVGHLDAYRQAQYDALNHKVKLDFAYKEVSTGLWIGQNTYIDSTAIIETPAVIGDNCRIGARVQIEDGTVIGDNVTIGADANLKRPIVWNGAIIGDEAHLSACVISRGTRVNRRAHVLEAAVVGSLSTVGEEAQISPGVRVWPSKKIESGAVLNINLIWGNTAQRNLFGQRGVQGLANIDITPEFAVKLGAAYGSTLKPGSKVTVSRDQRNVSRMVTRSLIAGLMSVGINIQNLDATAIPIARTVIPTMSVAGGIHVRAHPDRPDYILIEFMDNKAINITKAWEKKIEGAYFKEDMRRALVHEIGDVAYPSQVNDLYCIAFEKLLNVSTLSNSRAKVVIDYVYAVSGAVLPQMLDKFGADAVVLNASLNKTSMTTTNREGLLTQLGHVVEALKANFGVQVSANGEQLILVDESGYPIRGEILTALMVDMMLTANPRGTVVVPVHASSAVEQVARRHDGKVIRTKANPTALMEASQKYANVVLGGSGDTGFIFPHLHPGFDSMFCIAKLIEMLTIQERSLAAVRSELPRVLYKTYTVRCPWTAKGSLMRYLVETHPAQNLELIDGVKICQPYDDSWLLVLPDASEPLVHLYANSNDRDWVDETLRNYRSRVQTFVERQQEQYAAEI is encoded by the coding sequence ATGCGTGCAGTACTGATGGCTGGAGGTTCGGGAACGCGGCTGCGTCCGTTAACTTGCGATTTGCCTAAACCGATGGTGCCAATTCTAAATCGACCAATTGCTGAACATATTATCAATCTTCTCAAAAAACATCAAATTACGGAAGTGATTGCCACCTTGCATTACTTACCTGATGTTTTGCGAGATTACTTTCAAGATGGCAGCGATTTTGGTGTGCAGATGACCTATGCTGTGGAAGAAGACCAGCCGCTAGGTACGGCAGGCTGTGTAAAAAATATTGCTGAACTCCTTGATGAAACTTTTTTAGTGATTAGCGGGGATAGCATCACAGATTTTGATCTTTCAGCGGCGATCGCATTTCATAAACAAAAACAGTCAAAAGCTACTCTAATTTTAACCCGCGTTCCCAACCCAATAGAATTTGGGGTGGTGATTACCGATGAAGAGGGGCAAATTCGACGATTTTTAGAAAAACCCTCTAGCAGTGAAATTTTTTCTGATACCGTCAACACTGGTACTTACATTCTCGAACCAGAAGTGTTGGACTACCTGCCAGATAACATGGAATCTGACTTTTCCAAAGACTTATTCCCCTTACTACTGGCAAAAAATGAGCCACTATATGGTTACATTGCCCAAGGTTACTGGTGCGATGTTGGTCACTTAGACGCCTATCGTCAAGCTCAGTATGATGCCTTAAATCACAAGGTAAAACTCGATTTTGCCTACAAGGAAGTTTCCACAGGGTTATGGATTGGTCAAAATACTTATATTGACTCCACGGCAATTATTGAAACTCCAGCGGTGATTGGCGATAATTGCCGCATTGGGGCGAGAGTACAGATTGAAGACGGGACTGTGATTGGGGATAATGTCACCATTGGTGCTGATGCTAATCTCAAGCGGCCGATAGTTTGGAATGGGGCGATCATTGGGGATGAAGCCCATCTGTCTGCCTGTGTAATTTCCCGTGGTACTCGTGTAAATCGCCGTGCTCATGTATTAGAAGCAGCCGTAGTTGGTTCCCTTTCCACCGTGGGAGAAGAAGCTCAAATTAGCCCTGGTGTGCGTGTTTGGCCGAGTAAAAAAATTGAGTCAGGTGCTGTTTTAAACATTAACCTGATTTGGGGAAACACCGCCCAACGGAATTTATTTGGACAACGTGGTGTGCAAGGATTAGCAAATATCGACATTACCCCAGAATTTGCGGTGAAGTTGGGGGCTGCTTATGGTTCTACCTTGAAACCTGGTTCTAAGGTAACGGTTTCTCGTGATCAGCGGAATGTTTCTCGAATGGTAACGCGATCGCTAATTGCAGGTTTAATGTCAGTCGGAATTAATATTCAAAACCTTGATGCCACAGCGATTCCCATCGCCCGCACAGTTATCCCCACAATGTCAGTAGCTGGCGGTATCCATGTCCGCGCCCACCCAGACCGCCCTGATTATATCCTGATTGAATTTATGGATAACAAGGCGATTAATATCACCAAAGCCTGGGAAAAGAAAATTGAAGGGGCTTACTTTAAAGAAGATATGCGGCGGGCGCTGGTTCATGAAATTGGCGATGTGGCATACCCCAGCCAGGTGAATGACCTTTATTGTATTGCTTTTGAGAAACTATTGAATGTTTCTACTCTGAGTAACAGTCGGGCAAAAGTGGTAATTGACTATGTTTATGCTGTGTCTGGGGCTGTTTTACCCCAAATGTTAGATAAGTTTGGGGCTGATGCCGTGGTGCTGAATGCCAGTTTGAATAAAACCTCGATGACGACAACTAACCGCGAAGGACTACTAACTCAATTAGGCCATGTGGTTGAAGCACTAAAAGCTAACTTTGGTGTTCAGGTATCAGCGAACGGGGAACAGTTGATTTTAGTTGATGAATCGGGTTATCCCATCCGGGGGGAAATACTCACAGCGCTGATGGTGGATATGATGTTAACCGCTAACCCTAGAGGCACGGTAGTCGTCCCAGTTCACGCTTCTAGTGCTGTGGAACAAGTAGCCCGTCGCCATGATGGTAAGGTGATTCGCACCAAAGCAAATCCGACAGCATTGATGGAAGCTTCGCAGAAATATGCCAATGTGGTGCTGGGAGGTAGTGGCGATACTGGTTTTATCTTCCCCCATCTGCATCCTGGCTTTGATTCTATGTTCTGTATTGCCAAGCTGATTGAAATGTTGACCATCCAAGAGCGATCGCTTGCAGCTGTCAGATCAGAATTACCCCGTGTATTGTACAAAACTTATACAGTGCGCTGCCCCTGGACAGCGAAAGGGTCACTGATGCGTTATTTGGTGGAAACTCACCCAGCCCAAAATCTAGAATTAATTGATGGGGTAAAAATTTGTCAGCCCTATGATGATAGTTGGCTATTAGTTTTGCCAGATGCCAGTGAACCATTAGTACATTTATACGCCAACAGTAACGATCGCGATTGGGTAGATGAAACCTTGAGAAATTACCGCTCTCGTGTGCAAACATTCGTCGAAAGACAACAAGAACAGTACGCAGCTGAAATTTAA
- the pheT gene encoding phenylalanine--tRNA ligase subunit beta: MRISLNWLRELVEIKLSPEELAETLTMAGFEVEDIEDRRTWANGVVVGKVLERQPHPNADKLSVCQVDVGSDEILNIVCGAANVRADIYVPVATTGTYLPNIDLRIKPAKLRGVPSNGMICSLKELGLPTDVDGIHIFTQENLSLGSDVRPLLGLDDVILDLTATANRADALSMVGVAREVAALTGGKLSIPEPGEVTITKGGGNLALQSIDSQASQAYIGTVIELVKIAPSPDWLQQRLRAAGVRPINNVVDITNYVLLEWGQPLHAFDWQRLQSVASSENVAIGVRFADAGETLKTLDGQTRTLTTQNLLITANNRPIALGGVMGGEETEVYEGTQSLVLEAALFDSVAIRRSSRSVGLRSEASGRYERGVNRAELETANRRALLLISELAGGVIVQQEVADSRPATSTWSHSIALRLERINQVLGPIDLGEESGELEGQDVARILTALGCQLTATGEGTWTVTVPPYRYRDLEREIDLIEEIARLYGYDKFCDTLPDKAEAGYLPLDQEIIRQLRAFLRAEGLTELIHYSLVKPEEERQIVLTNPLFAEYSALRTDLISGLVDAFQYNLEQGNGSLNGFEIGRIFWQEEEGLLETDALAGIIGGDSSLGKWSKSGGEEPITWFEAKGILESVFRQLGLQVEFQPDHRDSRLHPGRTASLWARGNRLGTFGQLHPQLRREKGLPDSVYAFQLNIDEILKSLDIDEILMPKFHPYSTYPASDRDLAFFAPVKLTVSEIEKVITKAGKGLLESVELFDEYRGENVPSGQRSLAFRLNYRASDRTLTEAEVQPVHNQVRDALVEKFGVSLRS, from the coding sequence ATGCGTATTTCTCTAAATTGGCTGCGGGAACTAGTAGAAATAAAACTTAGCCCTGAAGAATTAGCCGAAACCCTGACGATGGCTGGGTTTGAGGTAGAAGATATTGAAGATCGCCGCACTTGGGCAAATGGTGTTGTTGTGGGGAAAGTGCTTGAGCGTCAACCCCACCCTAACGCAGATAAGTTGAGTGTTTGTCAAGTAGATGTCGGTAGCGATGAGATTTTAAATATTGTTTGCGGTGCCGCTAATGTCCGCGCAGATATCTATGTGCCAGTTGCAACCACAGGGACTTACCTGCCGAATATCGATTTAAGAATTAAACCGGCAAAGTTGCGCGGTGTCCCCTCTAACGGAATGATTTGTTCTTTAAAAGAACTTGGTTTACCCACCGATGTAGACGGGATTCATATTTTTACTCAGGAAAATCTGTCTTTGGGTAGTGATGTGCGTCCGTTGTTGGGTTTAGATGATGTGATTCTAGACTTAACTGCTACGGCTAATCGCGCTGATGCCTTGAGTATGGTGGGTGTGGCTAGAGAAGTAGCAGCCTTGACTGGGGGAAAACTGTCCATTCCAGAACCAGGCGAGGTAACAATTACCAAGGGTGGAGGAAATTTAGCTTTACAAAGCATCGATTCCCAAGCAAGTCAAGCTTACATCGGCACGGTGATTGAACTCGTAAAAATTGCCCCATCTCCTGATTGGTTGCAACAGCGCTTGCGGGCGGCTGGAGTGCGACCAATTAATAATGTGGTGGATATCACTAACTATGTGTTGTTGGAATGGGGACAACCTCTGCACGCCTTTGATTGGCAGCGGTTACAATCTGTCGCTAGCAGTGAAAATGTAGCCATTGGGGTGCGCTTTGCCGATGCTGGGGAAACTCTCAAAACCTTGGATGGACAAACTCGCACTTTAACAACTCAAAATTTGTTAATCACTGCTAACAACAGACCTATTGCCCTAGGGGGGGTGATGGGTGGAGAAGAAACTGAAGTTTATGAAGGTACTCAAAGCTTAGTTTTAGAGGCGGCGCTGTTTGATTCTGTGGCAATTCGCCGTTCTTCTCGCAGTGTAGGGTTAAGAAGTGAGGCTTCTGGCAGATATGAACGGGGAGTTAATCGCGCTGAGTTGGAAACAGCTAATCGCCGCGCTTTGTTGTTGATTAGTGAGTTGGCTGGTGGGGTGATTGTCCAGCAAGAAGTTGCTGACAGCCGCCCAGCAACTTCTACTTGGTCTCATTCTATTGCCCTGCGTTTAGAGCGAATTAATCAGGTGTTGGGGCCAATTGATTTGGGTGAGGAAAGTGGAGAACTGGAAGGACAAGATGTAGCTCGGATTCTGACGGCTTTGGGATGTCAGTTAACTGCTACTGGGGAAGGTACTTGGACGGTGACGGTACCACCTTATCGTTATCGCGATTTAGAACGGGAAATTGATTTGATTGAAGAAATTGCTCGTCTTTATGGCTATGACAAGTTTTGCGATACTCTACCAGATAAGGCGGAAGCTGGCTATTTGCCTTTAGATCAGGAAATAATCCGCCAGTTACGCGCTTTTTTGCGGGCGGAAGGTTTGACGGAATTAATTCATTATTCTTTAGTTAAACCAGAAGAAGAAAGACAGATTGTTTTGACTAATCCTTTGTTTGCGGAATATTCAGCGCTGCGAACTGATTTAATTTCTGGGTTGGTTGATGCTTTTCAATATAACTTAGAGCAGGGAAATGGTTCTCTGAATGGTTTTGAAATTGGGCGCATTTTCTGGCAGGAAGAAGAGGGTTTGCTAGAAACTGATGCGTTGGCGGGGATTATTGGTGGTGATTCTAGCTTGGGTAAGTGGTCAAAAAGCGGTGGTGAGGAACCTATCACCTGGTTTGAAGCTAAAGGCATTTTAGAAAGTGTATTTCGCCAACTTGGCTTGCAGGTAGAGTTTCAACCAGATCATCGTGATTCCCGCTTGCATCCTGGACGCACTGCTTCGCTGTGGGCGCGGGGTAACAGACTGGGGACTTTTGGGCAACTCCACCCCCAATTGCGGCGGGAAAAAGGTTTACCAGATTCAGTTTACGCGTTTCAACTGAATATCGATGAGATTTTGAAGTCTTTGGATATTGATGAGATTTTGATGCCAAAGTTCCATCCTTATTCTACCTATCCAGCAAGCGATCGCGATCTGGCCTTTTTTGCCCCTGTCAAGCTAACTGTCTCGGAAATTGAAAAAGTGATTACCAAGGCGGGTAAAGGGTTGCTGGAGTCTGTAGAGTTGTTTGATGAGTATCGCGGTGAGAATGTGCCCTCAGGACAACGCAGTTTAGCCTTTCGCTTAAATTATCGCGCCAGCGATCGCACTCTCACCGAAGCAGAAGTTCAGCCAGTACACAATCAAGTCCGCGATGCCTTAGTAGAAAAATTCGGCGTTAGTCTGCGAAGTTAA
- a CDS encoding IS4 family transposase — translation MIINSFPKIVKNILGGLPKNDYPVLNSRLFVECWLAYALDNSLTSMRDLFKRLNNTGFDVDISTFSKANTHRSQEVFQKIYHQLNQLVQNKVQKKLHNKYAICPIDSTIITLTSKLLWILDYHQVKLFSSLNLATGSPEDNFINFGHNHDYKFGSKMMSNLPADAVGVMDRGFAGLNFIQELVQENKYFVLRIKNNWKLEFESENGLVKIGSSTDAQAYRVINFCDLETRTEFRLVTNLPTNGDAAVRDDDIRDIYRLRWGVELLWKFLKMHLKLDKLITKNVNGITIQIYASLIAYLILQLVSVPKQWGEKILDKFRYLQACMCQQISYVHWMEDIMKC, via the coding sequence ATGATTATAAATTCATTTCCCAAGATTGTCAAAAATATCCTGGGAGGGCTACCAAAAAATGATTATCCTGTTTTGAACAGCCGTCTTTTTGTCGAGTGTTGGTTAGCTTATGCCCTGGATAATAGCTTAACGAGTATGAGGGATTTATTTAAACGATTAAACAATACAGGATTTGATGTAGATATTTCCACGTTTTCCAAAGCTAACACTCATCGAAGTCAAGAAGTATTCCAGAAGATTTATCATCAATTAAATCAATTAGTCCAGAATAAAGTCCAGAAGAAGTTACACAATAAATATGCAATATGTCCAATTGATTCAACAATTATTACATTGACAAGTAAGCTGTTATGGATTCTGGATTATCATCAAGTTAAACTGTTTAGTTCCCTAAATCTTGCTACAGGAAGTCCAGAAGATAATTTCATCAACTTTGGTCATAATCATGATTATAAATTTGGCTCAAAGATGATGTCTAATTTGCCAGCAGATGCTGTTGGAGTAATGGATAGGGGCTTTGCAGGTTTAAATTTTATTCAAGAACTAGTTCAAGAAAATAAATACTTTGTGTTACGGATTAAAAATAATTGGAAGTTAGAATTTGAATCAGAAAATGGACTGGTAAAAATTGGCTCATCAACAGATGCACAAGCTTATAGAGTGATTAATTTTTGTGATTTAGAAACGAGAACTGAATTTCGCTTAGTCACTAATTTACCAACTAATGGAGATGCAGCAGTTAGAGATGATGATATTAGAGATATTTATCGCTTAAGGTGGGGAGTTGAATTGTTATGGAAATTTTTAAAGATGCACCTAAAACTTGATAAATTAATTACCAAAAATGTTAATGGTATTACCATACAAATCTATGCAAGTCTCATTGCTTATCTGATTTTACAACTTGTATCTGTTCCTAAACAATGGGGTGAAAAAATATTAGATAAATTCCGCTATTTACAAGCCTGTATGTGTCAACAAATTAGTTATGTACATTGGATGGAAGATATTATGAAATGTTGA
- a CDS encoding GxxExxY protein, whose protein sequence is MKLDEITYKINGCAMKVHNKLGNGFQEVIYQRCLEIEFKKAGFNFGREIEQTIYYDKIDVGTRRADFVVENQVIVELKAVINLENVHLAQVKNYVVAYDFPVGLLINFGAISLQFKKVFNPRLNQDL, encoded by the coding sequence ATGAAATTAGACGAGATAACATATAAAATCAATGGATGTGCCATGAAGGTACATAATAAACTGGGAAATGGATTTCAGGAAGTGATTTATCAAAGATGTTTAGAAATTGAATTTAAAAAAGCAGGTTTCAATTTTGGCAGAGAAATAGAACAAACTATTTATTATGACAAAATAGATGTCGGGACACGCAGAGCAGATTTTGTGGTAGAAAACCAAGTAATTGTAGAGTTAAAAGCAGTCATAAATTTAGAGAATGTGCATTTAGCACAAGTGAAAAACTATGTAGTAGCTTACGATTTCCCTGTGGGGTTACTTATTAACTTTGGTGCTATAAGCCTTCAGTTTAAAAAAGTATTTAATCCTCGTCTGAATCAGGATTTATAG
- a CDS encoding DUF5615 family PIN-like protein — MNFLVDENMPRSLAPQIATLGFAVQDVRDIDLRGHPDSEVMEAAVDADAIIITRDRGLADPRSWSEAFTAGTIFINLPDDTPASTVNAKIIELLANRLPVSLLGAFTTLEARRALSRSVRRRP; from the coding sequence TTGAACTTCCTTGTAGATGAAAATATGCCCCGCTCTCTCGCGCCCCAAATTGCCACATTAGGATTCGCTGTGCAAGACGTGCGCGATATCGACTTACGCGGACATCCTGATAGTGAAGTGATGGAGGCTGCGGTTGATGCCGATGCTATTATCATCACCCGCGACAGAGGACTTGCTGATCCTAGAAGTTGGTCTGAAGCCTTCACTGCTGGAACTATCTTCATCAACCTTCCCGACGACACTCCAGCTAGCACCGTCAATGCCAAAATTATCGAACTTTTAGCCAACCGTTTGCCGGTCTCCCTGTTGGGTGCCTTCACTACCCTCGAAGCCCGTCGCGCCCTCTCTCGTTCTGTTCGCCGCAGACCTTAA
- a CDS encoding YciI family protein, which yields MSKYIMWGSYCEDVLEKRDPYRQAHLDGLAKQKESGVLITIGPTKDVTKVFGIYEAEDEATVRQLIEADPYWKHGIWTEYFVKEWIQAF from the coding sequence ATGAGCAAATATATAATGTGGGGAAGTTACTGCGAAGACGTGTTAGAAAAACGTGACCCCTATCGCCAAGCGCATTTAGACGGATTAGCAAAACAGAAAGAATCTGGTGTATTGATTACTATCGGGCCTACCAAAGATGTGACTAAAGTTTTTGGTATTTACGAAGCGGAAGACGAAGCCACTGTGCGCCAATTGATTGAAGCTGATCCTTATTGGAAACACGGCATTTGGACTGAATACTTTGTTAAAGAGTGGATTCAGGCTTTTTAG
- a CDS encoding response regulator, giving the protein MINSGTFTQLSPQSLLRQLINSSDSTCLQVLSHSVSWLIFIEQGKITYATHSVEPFDRLERHFRRLSQQLPLLTSEIRVQLRLMFEPAGQTQLIEHHNNFRSQPPEYQAIYWLVIQKYLNSTQAAVLIQELAKEVIESFLLIKEGTYELTELPDKMPRICKLDAEKIMTRCQERLQIWQSFAPQISSPYQRPYLLIASKFHHKNLPQLQQSLTNWMKGFSLRHLAVIMNQDEAQLARTLYPHIVKGSIILHEPDPPFDKLPKTFESFSDTPKHITEFLNRQSVDIGVLPNTNTVLELPDISGENVAIQQQLPEICYPLRENIQQLTIPDNIETADQKVTTDTVTAKKTYKIVSVDDSPTILKEISRLLEDEKFSVVTINEPLKAVMSIIRHKPDLILLDLNMAGIDGYELCRIIRNNSIFKATPIIFVTGNKGIIDKVKARLVGASGYLTKPFTRAELLKMVFNHLA; this is encoded by the coding sequence ATGATTAATTCTGGCACATTTACTCAACTATCTCCCCAGAGTTTGTTAAGACAGTTAATTAATTCTTCTGACAGCACTTGTTTACAAGTATTGAGCCACTCAGTTTCCTGGTTAATATTTATAGAACAGGGGAAAATCACCTATGCAACCCATTCAGTAGAACCGTTTGACCGACTAGAACGTCATTTCCGTCGTCTTAGTCAGCAACTCCCCCTACTGACTAGTGAGATTCGTGTGCAATTACGTCTGATGTTTGAACCAGCAGGGCAAACCCAGCTAATTGAACATCACAATAATTTTCGGAGCCAACCTCCTGAGTATCAAGCTATTTACTGGCTTGTTATTCAAAAATATCTGAACTCTACACAAGCAGCAGTGCTGATTCAAGAATTGGCCAAAGAAGTTATTGAATCATTTCTGCTAATCAAAGAAGGTACTTATGAATTAACAGAACTACCGGATAAAATGCCCAGAATTTGCAAACTGGATGCAGAAAAAATTATGACCCGCTGCCAAGAACGATTACAGATTTGGCAGTCTTTTGCTCCTCAAATCTCTTCTCCTTACCAGCGCCCGTATCTGTTGATTGCCAGCAAATTTCATCACAAAAATTTACCACAACTACAGCAAAGCTTAACCAACTGGATGAAGGGTTTTAGCCTACGCCATTTGGCTGTGATTATGAATCAAGATGAAGCGCAACTGGCCCGAACTTTATATCCTCATATCGTCAAGGGGTCGATTATATTGCATGAACCAGACCCTCCCTTTGATAAATTACCTAAGACATTTGAAAGCTTCTCAGATACTCCTAAACATATCACAGAATTCTTGAACAGGCAATCAGTTGATATAGGAGTATTACCAAATACCAATACAGTCTTAGAACTCCCAGATATATCTGGAGAAAATGTAGCTATTCAACAGCAATTACCAGAAATTTGTTATCCGCTTAGAGAAAATATACAACAATTAACAATACCAGATAACATAGAAACTGCTGATCAAAAAGTAACTACTGATACGGTAACTGCCAAAAAGACTTATAAAATCGTTTCTGTAGATGATAGTCCGACAATTCTCAAAGAAATTAGCCGTTTATTAGAAGATGAAAAGTTTTCTGTAGTTACGATTAATGAGCCACTAAAAGCTGTTATGTCAATTATTCGGCACAAGCCAGACTTAATTTTACTGGATCTAAATATGGCAGGAATTGACGGTTATGAATTGTGTCGGATTATCCGCAATAATTCAATATTCAAAGCAACGCCGATTATTTTTGTTACAGGCAACAAGGGGATTATAGACAAGGTTAAAGCGAGATTGGTCGGAGCATCTGGCTATCTAACTAAACCTTTTACTCGCGCTGAATTACTGAAAATGGTTTTCAATCATTTGGCTTGA
- a CDS encoding alpha/beta hydrolase — translation MVMKIGNWQKLLPITNYQLPITNYQLPITHYQLPITNYRLINFAD, via the coding sequence ATGGTAATGAAAATTGGGAATTGGCAAAAACTCTTACCAATTACCAATTACCAATTACCAATTACCAATTACCAATTACCAATTACCCATTACCAATTACCCATTACCAATTACCGATTAATTAACTTCGCAGACTAA